Proteins encoded by one window of Bacillota bacterium LX-D:
- a CDS encoding L-lactate permease: MLFSVFMSFAPILLILVFMLVLNKSVNLSGFVSWLAASLIAIYFFHTSVEIVWKSTLAGLLSSLPVALVVLTSIWQISYMESVGALKRVVVFVKTLACSNRAVQIMMVNMGIGTLLVSVGATPVSILPPILVAMGYSTFIAVALPALGFDALCTFSLLGAPIVVFSDMAKISLPEAGLIFAKYLPLISTLLALSMLWLVGGLKEVKKGLVPAIITGIVIGLTAICMNKIGAVVLTGAIAGIMTILVMAVYLKVFGQKVIDRTCLNELDLQTEKDMPLYRALSPWLILIASTMVINFTPSLFDFFYKTMSMPVEIIPGQPIKTRVLWNAYTWIVLSTIISIPILKASPKQVFSSLGKTMVRAPKPVFSAAVFFAIAYVMNNSGFTVTPGGWQLFDGTKNMIYILASSSADFFQSFYPLVAGYLGLLGGFITGSEASTIAMFTKYNFNTAALLHLSPIIISAGTAIGGGLASVISPAKLQNAAATIDAMGIENKVIKTTFLISIFLTGFAALLTQLWA, from the coding sequence ATGTTGTTTTCTGTCTTTATGTCTTTTGCACCGATTTTACTTATTCTGGTATTTATGCTTGTTTTAAACAAATCAGTAAACCTAAGTGGCTTTGTAAGTTGGCTTGCCGCCAGCTTAATAGCCATTTATTTTTTTCATACCTCTGTGGAGATTGTCTGGAAATCCACTTTGGCTGGTTTACTAAGTAGTTTGCCTGTGGCCTTAGTTGTGCTAACTTCAATTTGGCAAATAAGTTACATGGAGTCTGTTGGTGCCTTAAAAAGAGTTGTTGTTTTTGTTAAAACATTAGCTTGTTCCAATAGAGCTGTCCAAATCATGATGGTGAATATGGGCATCGGTACTTTGTTAGTATCTGTAGGTGCTACACCTGTTTCTATTTTACCGCCTATTTTAGTGGCAATGGGCTACTCAACTTTTATTGCTGTAGCCTTACCGGCTTTAGGATTTGATGCGTTATGTACATTTTCCTTATTAGGTGCCCCCATCGTAGTTTTTTCCGACATGGCTAAAATCAGCCTGCCGGAAGCCGGACTAATCTTTGCTAAATACTTGCCCCTTATTTCCACACTTTTAGCTCTAAGTATGTTATGGCTGGTAGGAGGGCTGAAAGAAGTGAAAAAAGGGCTTGTTCCAGCTATTATAACAGGAATCGTTATTGGTCTTACAGCAATTTGCATGAATAAAATTGGAGCTGTGGTTTTAACAGGAGCTATTGCTGGCATCATGACCATTTTAGTTATGGCTGTCTACCTGAAAGTTTTTGGCCAAAAGGTGATAGACCGCACTTGCTTAAATGAACTTGATTTACAAACTGAAAAAGATATGCCCTTATACAGAGCATTATCCCCTTGGCTGATCTTAATTGCTTCTACAATGGTAATTAATTTTACTCCTAGTTTGTTTGACTTTTTCTATAAAACAATGAGTATGCCGGTAGAAATAATTCCTGGCCAGCCAATTAAAACTCGAGTTTTGTGGAATGCTTATACTTGGATTGTGCTTAGTACCATTATCTCTATTCCCATTTTAAAAGCTTCCCCCAAACAGGTCTTTAGTTCGTTAGGCAAAACAATGGTGAGAGCTCCTAAACCTGTATTTTCCGCAGCTGTCTTTTTTGCTATTGCCTATGTAATGAACAATTCCGGCTTTACTGTCACTCCTGGAGGTTGGCAGCTTTTTGATGGCACTAAAAATATGATTTATATTCTAGCTTCTAGTTCTGCTGACTTTTTCCAAAGCTTTTATCCCCTTGTAGCAGGCTACTTAGGGCTCTTGGGAGGATTTATTACCGGCAGCGAGGCATCTACAATTGCTATGTTTACGAAATATAATTTTAATACAGCTGCCCTTTTGCACTTAAGCCCCATTATTATTTCAGCGGGCACAGCTATTGGCGGCGGCTTAGCCAGTGTGATTTCCCCGGCTAAGCTGCAAAATGCTGCTGCTACTATAGATGCAATGGGCATTGAAAATAAGGTAATTAAAACAACTTTCCTGATTTCAATTTTTTTAACAGGCTTTGCAGCTTTGTTAACTCAGCTTTGGGCCTAA
- a CDS encoding DUF445 family protein has product MSTQDFLIIFVFLPLIGGIHGYITNKVALLLLFRPYNPIKIPLLNITFQGLIPSRQPDLARSIADVIENRLLSAEDLLGKEKLTLILDKLLPKITYNIELQIKKRLPFFVPDAIKIIIIDYIRKIIEEEADRLSANIVDITKDALQNSFKIAEIVEKKLNEFPSSELEVIAHEVAHRELKNIEKLGFIMGILIGIVQGFFLLLLGYTI; this is encoded by the coding sequence ATGTCCACACAAGACTTTCTAATTATTTTCGTTTTTCTGCCTCTCATTGGAGGTATTCATGGATACATTACCAATAAAGTGGCTTTACTATTGCTTTTCAGGCCTTATAACCCAATTAAAATACCTTTGCTGAACATAACTTTCCAAGGTTTAATTCCCAGCCGCCAGCCGGATTTGGCCCGTTCCATTGCCGATGTCATTGAAAATCGCTTATTATCGGCTGAGGATTTACTGGGTAAAGAAAAACTAACTTTAATTCTCGATAAGCTGCTGCCTAAAATTACGTATAATATAGAACTCCAAATAAAAAAGCGTCTGCCCTTTTTTGTCCCAGACGCTATCAAAATTATTATAATTGATTATATTCGTAAAATCATTGAGGAAGAAGCTGACCGCCTCAGCGCTAACATTGTTGATATTACGAAAGATGCTCTGCAAAATTCCTTTAAAATTGCAGAAATTGTAGAAAAGAAATTAAATGAATTTCCATCCTCGGAACTGGAAGTTATTGCCCATGAAGTAGCCCATCGAGAACTAAAAAATATTGAAAAACTGGGCTTTATAATGGGTATTTTAATCGGTATTGTTCAAGGTTTCTTTTTATTGCTGCTGGGTTACACTATTTGA
- a CDS encoding DUF2225 domain-containing protein has product MSDLDRLKKFGVIKKFNEGEYIFYEGEEGKEMYIILSGKVEMHKNSLEDYPVKIADFGPGDFFGEMALIGTGTRFALAIAKENTIALTIEKDNFLAFIVQEPDMALRIMQSLCQTIKDLTEELLKYQEGTRGLSIAEVVDNAETGELKIEAVEKIAETEELPTQETVPVSSHFFPPGHKIYGRIAPLTDREYLRENKITCPICQQEFTAQVVRTPKLRISKVELDFRKRYQNFEALWYAIWICPHCSYADFAAEFERIPPKVKKLLQKNQGALKVDVPISFSNPRTIDEAFTSYYLALHAAELGKAESFKFAKLWLRLSWLYQDVSDSEMFAYAAKQALDYYYQAYYQQSKVNLTAEQEQQICLILGELYLINNDKEMAVKHFYAAINRTNGNSVLNRQAQDRIYALKKSADFEEQEN; this is encoded by the coding sequence TTGAGTGACTTAGATCGATTAAAGAAATTTGGGGTTATTAAAAAATTTAACGAAGGAGAATATATTTTCTACGAAGGAGAAGAGGGAAAGGAAATGTATATTATCCTTTCCGGAAAAGTGGAAATGCATAAAAATTCCCTGGAAGACTACCCAGTCAAAATTGCTGATTTCGGACCAGGTGATTTTTTTGGTGAAATGGCTTTAATAGGTACGGGAACTCGCTTCGCACTGGCTATAGCCAAAGAAAATACCATTGCTCTGACTATTGAGAAAGACAACTTTCTAGCTTTTATTGTTCAGGAGCCAGATATGGCACTGCGGATTATGCAGTCTCTCTGTCAAACAATTAAAGATTTAACGGAAGAACTTCTTAAGTACCAAGAGGGAACGAGAGGTTTAAGTATAGCCGAGGTTGTAGATAATGCTGAAACGGGGGAACTGAAGATAGAGGCTGTGGAAAAAATAGCAGAAACAGAAGAGCTTCCAACTCAGGAGACCGTTCCTGTAAGCAGCCATTTTTTCCCGCCAGGGCATAAAATTTATGGAAGAATTGCCCCTTTGACAGACCGGGAGTATTTGCGGGAAAATAAAATTACTTGTCCCATTTGCCAGCAGGAATTTACTGCTCAAGTAGTGAGGACACCAAAATTAAGGATTTCCAAAGTAGAGTTGGATTTTAGAAAACGTTATCAGAACTTTGAAGCTTTGTGGTATGCTATTTGGATTTGCCCTCATTGCTCTTATGCGGACTTTGCTGCTGAATTTGAAAGAATCCCTCCCAAAGTTAAAAAGCTGTTGCAGAAAAACCAAGGGGCATTAAAGGTGGATGTACCAATTTCTTTTTCTAACCCTAGGACTATTGATGAGGCGTTCACTTCTTACTACTTAGCACTGCATGCTGCTGAGCTAGGGAAAGCAGAAAGTTTTAAGTTTGCTAAACTTTGGCTGCGCTTATCTTGGTTATATCAAGATGTTTCGGATAGCGAAATGTTTGCTTATGCAGCTAAACAAGCTTTAGATTATTACTATCAAGCTTATTACCAACAATCAAAAGTGAATTTAACTGCTGAACAGGAGCAGCAGATCTGTTTAATTTTAGGGGAACTTTATTTAATTAATAATGACAAGGAAATGGCAGTGAAACATTTTTATGCTGCTATTAATCGTACTAATGGAAACAGCGTTTTAAACCGTCAAGCCCAGGATCGGATTTACGCTTTGAAAAAAAGTGCCGATTTTGAAGAACAAGAAAATTAA
- the uvrB gene encoding excinuclease ABC subunit UvrB — protein MPPFKIKSAYTPQGDQPEAIAKLVAGLQNNSKHQTLLGVTGSGKTFTMANVIQAVQKPTLIMAPNKTLAAQLCSEFKEFFPENAVEYFVSYYDYYQPEAYIPQTDTYIEKDSAVNEEIDKLRHSATASLFERKDVIIVASVSCIYGLGSPEDYNELMLSLREGQEYDRDHILRKLVDIQYSRNDYDFHRSTFRVRGDVIEIIPAASSEKAIRIEMFGDEIERILEIDTLTGEILGRVKHAAIFPASHYVTEEEKLLRAIASIEAELESRLEELRSQDKLLEAQRLEQRTRYDLEMMREVGFCQGIENYSRHLVGRSSGEPPYTLFDYFPDDYLLIIDESHVTVPQIGGMYAGDYSRKTMLVEHGFRLPSALDNRPLKFEEFEERVNQVIYVSATPGAYEFEHSSQVVEQIIRPTGLLDPEIIVRPIAGQIDDLLGEITARVKKDQRVLVTTLTKRMAEDLTDYFKEMGIRVRYLHSEIGALERMEIIRDLRLGEFDVLVGINLLREGLDLPEVTLVAILDADKEGFLRSERSLIQTIGRAARNAEGKVIMYADTITDSMDKAIKETNRRRSIQMEFNQKHGITPKTVQKAVRDLLEVTYAAESKAEYKVGKKADKMSKKDIQKLIGQLEKEMKQAAGELRFEDAAQLRDAIMELKTKM, from the coding sequence ATGCCTCCTTTTAAAATTAAATCTGCTTATACCCCTCAAGGCGACCAACCAGAGGCAATTGCAAAGCTGGTTGCAGGTTTGCAAAATAATAGTAAGCACCAAACCCTTTTAGGAGTTACCGGCAGCGGAAAAACTTTTACTATGGCCAATGTGATTCAAGCTGTACAGAAACCAACGCTCATTATGGCTCCCAATAAAACTTTGGCGGCTCAGTTGTGCAGCGAGTTTAAAGAGTTTTTTCCGGAAAATGCAGTAGAATATTTTGTTAGCTATTACGATTATTATCAACCTGAGGCTTATATACCTCAGACGGATACCTATATTGAAAAAGATAGTGCTGTTAATGAAGAAATAGATAAGCTGCGGCACTCAGCTACAGCTTCCCTTTTTGAACGGAAAGATGTCATAATTGTGGCCAGCGTTTCCTGTATTTATGGCTTAGGTTCTCCAGAAGATTATAATGAATTAATGCTTTCTTTGCGGGAAGGGCAGGAGTATGACCGAGATCATATTTTACGGAAATTAGTTGATATTCAATACAGCCGTAATGATTATGATTTTCATCGCAGTACTTTCCGGGTTAGGGGAGATGTAATTGAAATTATTCCTGCCGCCAGTTCTGAAAAAGCTATTCGCATCGAAATGTTTGGCGATGAAATTGAACGTATCCTGGAAATAGATACACTGACTGGAGAGATTTTAGGAAGAGTAAAGCATGCAGCTATTTTCCCGGCCAGCCACTATGTAACTGAAGAGGAAAAGCTCCTGCGGGCAATTGCTTCCATTGAAGCAGAGCTGGAAAGCCGGCTGGAAGAGCTTCGTTCCCAAGATAAACTTTTAGAGGCTCAGCGGTTGGAACAGCGTACTCGCTACGATTTAGAAATGATGCGGGAAGTTGGCTTCTGCCAGGGGATAGAGAATTACTCACGGCATTTAGTAGGCAGGTCTTCAGGGGAACCTCCTTATACATTGTTTGATTACTTCCCTGACGATTATTTATTGATAATTGATGAATCCCACGTTACCGTACCTCAGATAGGAGGAATGTATGCAGGTGACTATTCTAGAAAAACCATGTTAGTAGAACATGGTTTCCGCTTACCCTCTGCTTTGGACAACCGTCCTTTAAAATTTGAGGAGTTCGAAGAAAGGGTAAATCAAGTAATCTACGTTTCTGCTACTCCTGGGGCTTATGAGTTTGAACACAGTTCTCAGGTTGTAGAGCAAATTATTCGCCCCACCGGGTTATTAGACCCGGAAATTATTGTCCGGCCCATTGCAGGGCAAATTGACGATTTACTTGGTGAAATTACCGCTAGGGTCAAGAAAGATCAGCGGGTTCTAGTCACAACCCTAACTAAGAGAATGGCGGAGGATTTAACAGATTATTTTAAAGAAATGGGTATTCGAGTCCGTTACCTCCATTCGGAAATCGGTGCCCTTGAACGGATGGAAATTATTCGGGACTTGAGATTAGGAGAGTTCGATGTTTTAGTTGGAATCAATTTGCTGCGGGAAGGCTTGGATTTACCGGAAGTAACTCTAGTAGCTATTTTAGATGCAGATAAAGAGGGATTTTTGCGCTCAGAGCGTTCTTTAATCCAAACTATTGGACGTGCAGCCCGTAATGCAGAAGGTAAAGTGATTATGTACGCTGATACCATTACTGATTCCATGGATAAGGCTATTAAAGAAACTAACCGCCGCCGCAGCATCCAGATGGAATTTAATCAAAAACATGGTATTACGCCGAAAACAGTACAAAAGGCAGTGCGGGATTTGCTGGAAGTAACTTATGCAGCTGAAAGCAAAGCTGAGTACAAAGTTGGTAAGAAAGCAGATAAAATGTCTAAAAAGGATATACAAAAGCTTATTGGCCAATTAGAAAAAGAAATGAAGCAGGCAGCTGGAGAACTAAGATTTGAAGATGCAGCTCAGCTGAGGGATGCTATTATGGAACTAAAAACAAAAATGTAA